A region of Synergistaceae bacterium DNA encodes the following proteins:
- a CDS encoding UbiX family flavin prenyltransferase: protein MRIIVGITGGSGSIYALALLKMLREMEIEAHLVVSDMGVNVTEHECGVSLQELKEYCDVFHDNHNLGAAIASGSYLSDGMAVVPCSMKTLSAIANGFSDSLLTRAADVCIKEQRRLVMVVRETPYNPIHLENMLRLARMGVVILPASPAFYNHPQDISDLVSFMVGKILDQLKIENQTYRRWNGEEI, encoded by the coding sequence ATGCGGATTATAGTGGGTATCACAGGCGGTAGCGGTTCGATTTATGCCTTGGCTTTGCTGAAGATGCTTCGAGAAATGGAAATTGAAGCACATCTTGTGGTATCGGATATGGGCGTGAATGTTACGGAACACGAGTGCGGGGTCAGTTTGCAGGAGTTAAAGGAATATTGTGACGTGTTTCATGACAACCATAATCTTGGTGCCGCCATCGCCAGCGGTAGCTATTTATCGGACGGCATGGCTGTTGTTCCCTGTTCAATGAAAACTTTGTCCGCTATCGCAAATGGATTTTCCGATTCATTACTTACACGAGCAGCGGACGTTTGTATTAAAGAACAGCGTAGGCTGGTTATGGTTGTCCGAGAAACGCCGTATAACCCCATTCATTTAGAAAATATGCTGAGGCTTGCAAGAATGGGAGTTGTCATTTTGCCTGCCAGTCCTGCTTTTTACAATCATCCACAAGATATCAGCGATCTGGTGAGTTTTATGGTGGGGAAAATTCTCGATCAGTTGAAAATTGAAAACCAAACCTATCGACGTTGGAATGGTGAGGAAATATGA
- the ftcD gene encoding glutamate formimidoyltransferase: protein MLSEKKQYVLAVPNFSNGQDKNIIDQVTAEVSKVSGVKLISVEPEHDFNRTVVTFIGEPQPVKKALVNMGAKAAELIDMSAQKGSHPRIGAQDTLPIFPFLNISLEECASLAEEIGKEFFEKTKIPVFFAGENARTPERASFAYIRKGQYEGLRQLLLDTQSDAERVKEYEGRKPDYSIDGLLNDKAGGTIVSCEANGLTAYNIFLNTENLNIAKDIAKAVRGPSGGFSSIRAVGIKFPEHEGVVVSMNMFDCMNTPIQRVFDFCRREAERFGVSVTGSQLVGPIKLEAVIQSFLYSLSLEDFRQSQILETHLMEI from the coding sequence GTGTTGTCCGAGAAAAAACAATATGTTCTTGCTGTTCCCAACTTCAGTAATGGACAAGATAAAAATATCATCGATCAGGTCACAGCAGAAGTATCTAAAGTTTCCGGGGTAAAGTTGATCAGTGTCGAACCGGAACATGATTTTAACCGTACTGTCGTTACGTTTATCGGTGAACCGCAGCCGGTTAAAAAAGCCCTGGTCAACATGGGAGCGAAAGCGGCGGAGTTAATCGACATGAGCGCTCAAAAAGGAAGTCATCCACGTATAGGAGCCCAGGATACTCTGCCTATTTTTCCTTTTTTGAACATTTCTCTGGAAGAATGCGCTTCTCTGGCAGAAGAGATTGGCAAGGAGTTTTTTGAGAAAACCAAAATCCCGGTGTTTTTTGCCGGTGAAAACGCGCGTACTCCTGAAAGAGCGTCTTTCGCATATATTCGGAAAGGGCAATACGAAGGCTTGCGCCAATTGTTGTTGGACACCCAATCAGACGCTGAGCGAGTGAAGGAATATGAGGGAAGAAAACCGGATTACAGCATTGATGGTCTGTTGAACGATAAAGCGGGTGGCACCATTGTAAGTTGTGAAGCCAACGGATTGACAGCCTACAATATTTTTCTCAACACAGAAAATCTCAATATTGCTAAAGATATAGCCAAAGCGGTACGGGGTCCCAGCGGTGGGTTTTCCTCCATCCGCGCGGTTGGGATAAAATTTCCTGAACATGAAGGCGTAGTCGTGTCTATGAACATGTTCGACTGCATGAATACTCCTATTCAGCGTGTGTTTGACTTTTGCCGCAGAGAAGCTGAACGCTTTGGCGTATCCGTCACAGGTTCTCAGCTTGTGGGACCCATCAAGCTCGAAGCGGTCATTCAAAGTTTCCTGTATTCATTAAGTTTGGAAGATTTTCGTCAAAGTCAAATTTTAGAGACGCATCTTATGGAGATTTAA
- a CDS encoding cyclase family protein gives MPLKLVDLSQDIYQGMSIFPMHQPTFIMTNMSYEENMKKTGSKTLGFSARNLLISEHAGTHTDAVSEFKPGGLTIDHMSLEYFWGSAICVDLSSIPVNRYIEPKDLESAVEKSRQELRQGDIFLMYTGHYDHNFGTEKWQTTYSGLSYKGAKWLAENGVVNIGVDAPSIDHTEDLDFSGHMICGEYGITNTENLCNLHLLVGRRFLFFGLPLKIRDGSGSPIRAIALLEE, from the coding sequence ATGCCATTGAAATTAGTGGATTTGTCGCAGGACATTTATCAGGGCATGTCCATATTCCCGATGCACCAGCCCACTTTTATCATGACCAACATGTCCTATGAAGAAAACATGAAAAAAACAGGAAGCAAAACGCTGGGTTTTTCCGCCCGGAATCTCTTGATCAGTGAACACGCCGGCACCCATACGGACGCCGTGTCGGAGTTTAAGCCCGGCGGACTTACTATTGACCATATGTCGCTTGAATATTTTTGGGGAAGCGCGATTTGTGTGGATCTCTCCAGCATTCCAGTCAATCGTTACATTGAACCCAAAGACCTGGAATCCGCGGTCGAAAAATCCAGGCAGGAACTTCGGCAAGGAGACATATTTTTGATGTATACCGGCCACTACGACCATAATTTCGGTACGGAAAAATGGCAAACTACCTATAGCGGACTCAGTTACAAGGGAGCAAAGTGGCTTGCCGAAAACGGCGTGGTCAACATCGGCGTGGATGCTCCGTCTATTGATCATACTGAAGATTTGGATTTTTCGGGACATATGATCTGTGGAGAATATGGCATAACGAATACGGAAAATCTCTGTAATCTTCATCTTTTAGTGGGGCGGCGCTTTTTATTTTTCGGATTGCCCCTAAAAATCCGTGATGGTTCGGGATCGCCTATCCGAGCGATCGCTTTGCTGGAAGAATAA
- a CDS encoding purine permease — protein sequence MQATDDQAIMTHTDKTADGMSNIKLNYRLEDKPPFLTTCLLGFQNIVTAFGGIVAVPFVLSGFAGLNVHETSYLISAALLCSGIVSIIQSRGIFKKPFRVGTGMPTVMGTDFGFVPPAYTIINTMGGGMAGYFGASMLGALLEIFLSYFVKPLMKFFPQVVTGTVITLIGVTIMPVAFDWVGGGVGSPNYGAPINIMLATFVFLVAILLNRYGKGIISNASILIGIVVGYLISIPLDLVDFSQVAAAEWFAMPQVFRYGVDFNPKFVIPFIAGYLVTVIETVGVVQSIGNMTQSEMTDEIIADGVRADGFGSLISPILGSGPVATFSQNAGLIPLTKCASRSVAIAAGVMLVILSLFPKLATVVSIMPPPVLGGVGVLMFGTVASAGVQSLSEVKFNNRNMLIIASAIGIGLGVTMRPELISSLPETIESWPAMVKGLPGIVKALFSSGISAGTIVAFILNILLKEEE from the coding sequence ATGCAAGCAACAGACGACCAGGCAATAATGACACATACGGACAAAACAGCAGATGGAATGTCCAATATCAAATTAAATTACCGCCTTGAAGACAAACCTCCGTTTCTGACTACATGTTTATTGGGGTTCCAAAATATCGTCACCGCGTTTGGGGGCATTGTGGCAGTGCCGTTTGTCCTTTCGGGGTTTGCGGGTCTGAACGTTCATGAAACCAGTTACCTTATCAGCGCTGCGTTGCTATGTTCGGGGATTGTTTCTATCATTCAGTCCCGCGGCATATTCAAAAAACCATTTCGTGTGGGCACAGGGATGCCTACTGTCATGGGAACCGACTTTGGTTTCGTCCCGCCGGCTTATACCATCATCAATACGATGGGAGGCGGTATGGCAGGCTATTTCGGCGCATCCATGTTGGGGGCCTTACTGGAGATCTTTTTGAGTTATTTCGTCAAACCATTGATGAAATTTTTCCCACAGGTTGTCACTGGAACGGTGATCACCCTCATAGGCGTAACGATCATGCCGGTCGCTTTCGACTGGGTCGGAGGTGGTGTAGGATCTCCCAATTACGGTGCTCCAATCAATATCATGCTTGCCACCTTTGTGTTCTTAGTTGCAATTTTATTGAATCGTTATGGCAAGGGGATTATTAGTAACGCTTCCATCCTTATTGGAATTGTTGTAGGGTACTTGATTTCCATTCCTCTTGACCTAGTGGATTTCAGTCAGGTGGCAGCAGCGGAGTGGTTTGCCATGCCTCAGGTTTTTCGATATGGCGTCGACTTCAACCCGAAGTTCGTGATTCCTTTTATTGCGGGATATTTAGTCACCGTCATTGAAACGGTAGGGGTTGTACAGAGTATCGGCAATATGACGCAGAGCGAAATGACCGATGAGATCATTGCGGATGGCGTTCGCGCTGATGGCTTTGGATCTCTGATTTCTCCCATACTGGGTTCTGGGCCTGTTGCGACTTTCAGTCAAAACGCGGGGCTTATTCCACTCACGAAATGCGCGTCTCGATCGGTCGCCATCGCGGCAGGCGTCATGCTCGTGATACTGAGCCTGTTTCCAAAGCTCGCTACCGTGGTTTCCATCATGCCTCCTCCGGTGTTAGGAGGGGTAGGAGTCCTCATGTTCGGTACAGTGGCTTCTGCGGGTGTCCAATCGCTTTCGGAGGTCAAGTTCAACAACCGGAATATGCTGATCATCGCATCGGCAATCGGAATAGGACTGGGTGTTACCATGCGTCCGGAACTCATATCAAGTCTTCCTGAGACGATAGAGAGCTGGCCCGCAATGGTAAAGGGGCTTCCCGGTATCGTGAAAGCACTGTTTTCTTCCGGTATTTCCGCAGGTACAATCGTAGCTTTCATACTGAATATCCTATTGAAAGAAGAAGAGTAA
- a CDS encoding cysteine hydrolase: MSKDAILIIDMLNDFADPKGALFCPAGLTIIPKLQDLIKFAHEKSIQVVFIEEAHRKNDKDFRVRPVHAVKGTWGSDFIDELRPNEELGDYIVQKRRHSSFAYTDLDLFLREEGIDTVVVTGTWTNVCVRSTASDALYHTYKVRCISDCTASKTEEMHQAGLVDIGIFGEVLTLEEYKKLYS, from the coding sequence ATGAGTAAAGACGCGATTCTCATTATTGATATGCTCAACGATTTTGCCGATCCGAAAGGCGCGCTTTTTTGTCCGGCTGGCCTTACGATTATTCCCAAACTTCAGGATCTGATCAAATTTGCCCACGAAAAAAGCATTCAAGTCGTCTTCATCGAGGAAGCGCACCGGAAAAACGATAAAGATTTTCGCGTGCGTCCGGTTCACGCGGTTAAAGGCACATGGGGATCGGACTTCATCGACGAACTACGCCCCAACGAAGAGCTGGGCGATTACATCGTTCAAAAAAGACGACACAGCTCCTTCGCATACACGGATCTCGACTTGTTCCTGAGGGAAGAAGGAATCGACACAGTGGTCGTCACGGGAACCTGGACGAACGTCTGCGTCCGTTCCACCGCTTCGGACGCGCTTTATCACACGTACAAGGTTCGCTGCATCAGCGACTGCACAGCGTCTAAAACGGAGGAGATGCACCAAGCCGGGCTTGTCGATATTGGCATTTTTGGCGAAGTGCTTACGTTGGAGGAGTATAAGAAGCTCTATTCTTAA
- the pyrC gene encoding dihydroorotase — MSYDLLIKNAAVPNGEQTVITDILVDKGIIVGFLANAQIEAKRTVDAQSKLVLPGCIDSHTHFMDQGFTHRETFLTGTSGAAAGGVTTIIDMPCCSVPSVRSVDNLNYKLSHLEPQAIVDFALWGGVTGEDVRNGALDVVQQQADAGVCAFKVYMTPSVPSYPRVTDPEMLECFAAIAKTGLAVGVHCENFAICDFYVNKLKEAGRKDGPAWAEARKILAEKVAIQLCISYSEETDARFHVVHMSTGIGAELIREAKIKGLKVTAETCAHYLTLNAQDAMTKYGAFAKIAPPLRRVEDNAMLWKGIADGSVDFIATDHAPYSIEEEKDKAGMDIWTAFPGIPGVETMVPVIVSEGYNKGRIGLSRLVEILCASPAIHYGLYPKKGALAIGSDADFTIIDLEKEWTIDEKKTQCLNKYTPLDGMKLKGKVVRTIVRGEDVFTEEKGIVAQSGFGKYVKRQTISSLPRKLIF; from the coding sequence GTGAGTTACGATCTTCTCATCAAAAACGCGGCTGTTCCCAACGGAGAGCAAACGGTGATTACGGATATTTTGGTCGACAAGGGAATCATTGTCGGCTTCCTCGCGAACGCGCAGATCGAGGCAAAACGGACCGTGGACGCGCAGAGCAAGTTGGTTTTGCCAGGGTGTATCGATTCTCATACTCATTTCATGGATCAAGGTTTTACCCATCGCGAAACATTTCTGACCGGAACCAGCGGGGCCGCCGCCGGAGGCGTAACCACGATTATCGACATGCCTTGCTGTAGTGTACCGTCAGTCCGTAGCGTTGATAATTTGAATTACAAATTATCACACCTTGAACCCCAAGCCATCGTCGATTTCGCCTTGTGGGGAGGGGTCACTGGTGAAGACGTCCGCAATGGGGCTTTAGATGTCGTACAGCAACAGGCTGATGCTGGCGTGTGCGCATTCAAAGTTTACATGACTCCCTCTGTGCCTAGCTATCCTCGCGTCACTGATCCGGAAATGCTGGAGTGCTTTGCGGCAATCGCAAAAACAGGTCTTGCGGTCGGAGTTCATTGCGAGAATTTCGCTATATGCGATTTCTATGTGAACAAATTAAAAGAAGCAGGACGGAAAGACGGCCCGGCGTGGGCGGAAGCACGAAAGATTCTCGCGGAAAAAGTGGCGATACAGCTCTGCATCAGCTACAGCGAAGAAACAGACGCTCGATTCCACGTTGTGCATATGAGCACGGGAATTGGCGCCGAATTGATTCGTGAAGCGAAAATAAAAGGCTTGAAAGTCACCGCCGAAACTTGCGCGCACTATTTAACTTTGAACGCACAAGACGCCATGACGAAATACGGGGCTTTCGCCAAAATAGCTCCTCCGCTCCGCCGCGTTGAAGACAATGCGATGTTATGGAAAGGTATCGCGGATGGGAGCGTCGACTTTATCGCCACCGACCACGCGCCTTACAGTATCGAAGAGGAAAAAGATAAAGCGGGCATGGACATTTGGACCGCCTTTCCTGGGATTCCTGGCGTGGAGACGATGGTACCGGTGATCGTGAGTGAAGGCTACAACAAGGGGCGCATTGGGCTTTCTCGCCTTGTAGAGATTCTTTGCGCATCTCCCGCTATACATTACGGCCTGTACCCCAAAAAAGGAGCGTTAGCCATCGGTTCCGACGCAGATTTCACGATCATCGACTTGGAAAAAGAGTGGACGATCGACGAAAAGAAGACTCAATGTCTGAACAAATACACTCCGTTGGACGGAATGAAACTCAAGGGCAAAGTTGTACGGACCATTGTGCGGGGCGAAGACGTATTTACGGAAGAAAAAGGAATCGTAGCCCAATCTGGCTTTGGGAAATATGTCAAGCGCCAAACCATCAGTTCTTTACCGCGGAAATTGATTTTCTAG
- a CDS encoding M20 family metallopeptidase translates to MEFEERSAINILGQLIRIRTPQPYGDEKDAVLYLCDLFSTYPVECIVLEHGNNRASLIVTLPGKNRSHSIAIVGHLDTVGVDVGHQWQYGPFSAFHDGDRVYGRGAADMKGGVTSILLAALNLLEDNFRPVLDIQLCFTADEENGGIGAKSLCDGGYLDKATEIVVVKPTNEKIGLAEKGTLWLSVETRGCGAHAAMPDKGVNAIEQTALFAQNIAKWLHKKGKYPLLGHSTCTITSLHGGNYSNVVPEYTKASFDIRTSPCIDHTSILEKINTIAQDQMRENDLLKISYDVTQNRPALGMDENAPLICTFAEIYKKLKMSWKTTGIRYFTDASIFVPRLGVPYIIIGPGEEMFFHQPDEYVSIESILRIAKVLKEYLLKSTLQKS, encoded by the coding sequence GTGGAATTTGAAGAACGGAGCGCTATAAACATTTTGGGGCAATTGATACGAATACGAACTCCTCAGCCATACGGCGACGAAAAAGACGCTGTGCTTTATCTATGTGATTTGTTCAGCACGTATCCCGTTGAATGTATTGTTCTTGAGCACGGGAATAACAGAGCTTCTTTAATTGTAACCCTGCCTGGAAAAAATCGAAGTCACTCCATAGCGATTGTCGGTCATTTGGATACGGTGGGTGTCGATGTCGGACACCAATGGCAATATGGACCTTTTTCCGCTTTTCACGATGGAGATCGAGTTTATGGTCGCGGTGCCGCGGACATGAAGGGGGGCGTCACAAGTATCCTCTTAGCGGCTCTCAATCTTTTGGAAGATAATTTCCGGCCTGTCCTAGACATCCAGCTCTGTTTTACCGCGGATGAAGAGAACGGTGGAATCGGTGCGAAGAGCCTTTGCGATGGCGGATATCTCGACAAGGCGACAGAGATTGTGGTGGTCAAGCCTACAAATGAAAAAATAGGTTTGGCTGAGAAGGGAACACTTTGGTTGTCGGTGGAAACCAGGGGCTGTGGCGCTCATGCCGCTATGCCAGATAAAGGAGTCAACGCCATCGAACAAACTGCCCTGTTCGCTCAAAACATTGCAAAATGGCTCCATAAAAAAGGGAAATATCCGCTTTTAGGCCACTCGACCTGTACAATCACCAGCCTTCACGGCGGCAATTATTCAAACGTCGTTCCAGAATATACCAAGGCTTCTTTCGACATTCGAACTTCTCCCTGCATCGACCATACTTCTATACTCGAAAAAATAAATACTATCGCTCAAGATCAGATGCGCGAAAACGATCTATTAAAAATATCTTACGATGTCACTCAGAACCGCCCTGCTTTAGGTATGGATGAAAACGCGCCTTTGATATGTACTTTCGCGGAAATCTACAAAAAACTAAAAATGTCATGGAAAACGACGGGGATACGGTATTTTACCGACGCTTCAATATTTGTTCCTCGACTTGGCGTACCGTACATCATTATCGGTCCGGGGGAGGAGATGTTCTTCCATCAGCCAGACGAGTATGTCTCGATTGAATCTATATTGCGAATCGCCAAAGTTTTGAAAGAATATTTGTTGAAATCAACTCTTCAAAAAAGTTGA
- a CDS encoding helix-turn-helix domain-containing protein has product MNSFACFLEILLEGEDIHKLLKAIREDIGIDVAWKDMRTGAVFCSGAPLFCERATTYPLKELMRLYAFQEVRLSCQLLGYLLLNTSPSSEKTKEENLVNSLAAIQLIYRQTILQEKMESEYRNNFVQDLLYNRIVHQEELINRARTFHWQLDGGVICLIIALSRKYIGKKDLATHDFWELSCVRIRAFFPQSIFSQEAHSIVFLLSYNPDANDLRHFHYRLREVLGALRKDIQDRYAVEIIAAVGDCRKSPLFAHKSYQEARQALMILESSPGKEKEKIVFWNQLGGLRLLATMANTDAATDFCRQTLAPIIQDHGKNGELLQTLLCIEENSGNLQKVAHILALHYNTVKYRAAKIWELLNIDPANSEERFNLSLALRIYRLQEHS; this is encoded by the coding sequence ATGAATTCCTTTGCGTGTTTTCTAGAAATTTTGTTAGAAGGAGAAGACATACACAAACTTTTAAAAGCCATACGCGAAGATATCGGTATTGATGTCGCTTGGAAAGATATGCGGACGGGTGCCGTATTTTGTTCCGGCGCCCCACTTTTTTGCGAACGCGCTACGACTTATCCTTTAAAAGAACTGATGCGGCTTTATGCGTTTCAAGAGGTCCGTTTGTCCTGCCAATTGTTGGGTTATCTCTTGTTGAACACCTCTCCGTCGTCCGAAAAAACTAAAGAAGAAAACCTTGTTAACAGTTTAGCGGCCATACAGTTGATTTACAGGCAGACAATACTTCAAGAAAAGATGGAAAGTGAATACCGGAACAATTTTGTTCAAGATCTCTTGTATAACAGGATCGTACATCAAGAGGAATTGATCAATCGAGCCAGAACATTTCATTGGCAACTCGACGGTGGAGTCATATGTCTGATTATTGCTCTCTCTCGAAAATATATCGGCAAAAAAGATTTAGCGACACATGACTTTTGGGAACTTTCCTGTGTCAGAATCCGCGCCTTTTTTCCCCAATCTATCTTTTCGCAGGAAGCGCATTCTATTGTTTTCCTTCTATCCTATAATCCCGACGCGAATGACTTACGACACTTCCATTACAGGTTACGTGAAGTTTTAGGCGCATTGCGCAAAGATATACAAGACCGATATGCAGTCGAAATAATCGCCGCTGTCGGGGATTGTCGAAAATCACCGCTTTTTGCCCACAAAAGCTACCAAGAAGCGCGGCAGGCATTGATGATTCTGGAAAGCTCTCCCGGAAAAGAAAAAGAAAAGATTGTTTTTTGGAATCAGTTAGGCGGGCTCCGTTTATTGGCGACGATGGCGAATACCGATGCAGCTACGGATTTTTGTCGTCAAACATTGGCTCCCATCATCCAGGATCACGGCAAAAACGGAGAACTTTTGCAAACGCTCTTGTGCATAGAAGAAAACAGTGGAAATCTACAAAAGGTTGCTCATATACTTGCTTTGCATTACAATACTGTCAAATACAGAGCTGCCAAAATTTGGGAACTTTTGAACATTGACCCAGCCAATTCAGAAGAACGTTTTAACCTCTCTCTTGCCCTCCGTATATACAGACTTCAGGAACACTCCTAA
- a CDS encoding cyclodeaminase/cyclohydrolase family protein, with amino-acid sequence MLMDLSMKEFVSELASSSPAPGGGTISAVNGAFAAGLGVMVCGLTLQRSNKTEASDLLLEVMDSLAIAQKRFIELADEDTDAFNKVMRAYKLPKTSEHEQETRKKEIEAAMVEATQIPMETTQLSITCCKLLESVASVAHDNVLSDCGVAIECAHLAALGAIMNVTINLPSITDTNTALKFQSQLDAAKTEIQIQHGKTDAVFKNRFVY; translated from the coding sequence ATGTTAATGGACTTATCTATGAAAGAATTTGTTTCTGAACTGGCATCGTCATCTCCGGCCCCTGGCGGCGGAACGATTTCGGCCGTGAATGGGGCATTTGCTGCAGGGCTTGGCGTAATGGTATGTGGGCTCACTTTACAACGATCCAATAAAACGGAAGCCTCCGATTTGCTTCTAGAAGTGATGGACAGTCTAGCAATCGCGCAAAAACGCTTTATTGAGCTGGCCGACGAGGACACGGACGCGTTTAACAAAGTCATGAGAGCCTACAAACTTCCCAAAACATCTGAGCACGAGCAAGAGACCCGAAAAAAGGAAATCGAGGCAGCAATGGTTGAGGCAACACAAATACCGATGGAGACGACACAATTGTCCATAACTTGCTGTAAACTCTTGGAGAGCGTGGCAAGTGTCGCGCACGATAATGTTCTCAGTGATTGCGGAGTGGCTATCGAATGTGCCCATCTCGCCGCGCTGGGCGCGATCATGAACGTGACGATAAACCTTCCGAGCATTACAGATACAAATACTGCCCTCAAATTCCAAAGCCAACTCGACGCTGCCAAAACAGAGATTCAAATTCAGCACGGGAAAACCGATGCGGTATTCAAAAACAGATTCGTATATTGA
- a CDS encoding DUF1963 domain-containing protein, which produces MLGEGDHQLLGHSHLVQGEIFEECQLMSDGLFCGNESGYRDPRAKEFRDGAKDWTLLFQIDSDDNADVLCGDCGMAYFAIRKADLAASDFSRVWAMFQCCWSGGN; this is translated from the coding sequence TTGCTTGGTGAAGGTGACCACCAACTGCTAGGTCATTCTCATTTGGTACAAGGCGAGATATTCGAGGAATGCCAATTGATGAGCGACGGTCTGTTTTGCGGCAATGAAAGCGGCTATCGTGACCCGCGCGCGAAAGAGTTTCGGGATGGCGCAAAGGATTGGACGCTGCTTTTCCAGATTGATTCCGACGACAATGCCGATGTTCTGTGTGGCGACTGCGGCATGGCGTATTTCGCCATTCGTAAGGCCGACCTTGCTGCCAGCGACTTCTCGCGGGTATGGGCGATGTTCCAGTGCTGCTGGAGCGGCGGTAACTGA
- a CDS encoding HAMP domain-containing protein, with the protein MLLVFFLPIVFFTLSRMIRDQRSGMPLGVMRHMQWSVSELAKQAEPIPRELLMSWLESMENASGLKICVRRNGENFYLPDSEWLVEHILKETDNTQYPPAPIVVSSVSHSDRTKIVVGSKPGPRRHNVEVFLMVAVLCAIFSFMLVRNFMTPLAELQRTTLQLANGDLSARVGQSVVGRGDEIADLGRRFNNMGERVENLISSQKRLLSDISHEIRSPLQRMEVASALLRDKSCTEPRKYIDRIELEIRRIDKMVEELLTLTRTDEMNLRSEIVELDEVINSIVEDVQFGSDTEHRMKEEKEGEKKKFITVNVEKVAVIGDVILLNRALGNVIHNAIHYTESSSGIEINTYRKGNNVTVNIRDYGKGISEEDLEKIFLPYYRTEKARERSRGGVGLGLAITKRIVEKHGGTIKASNAQSGGLVVAIMLPCADDPVEFKAVDSGV; encoded by the coding sequence ATGTTGCTGGTCTTCTTTCTCCCCATCGTTTTCTTCACCCTGTCCCGTATGATCCGCGATCAGCGCAGTGGTATGCCGTTGGGAGTCATGCGCCATATGCAATGGAGCGTTTCAGAACTTGCAAAACAGGCTGAACCGATACCGCGTGAACTTCTGATGTCGTGGCTGGAATCAATGGAAAACGCGAGCGGCTTAAAGATCTGTGTTCGGCGAAATGGGGAAAATTTTTACCTGCCTGATTCGGAGTGGCTCGTCGAACATATATTGAAAGAAACGGACAACACGCAGTATCCACCGGCTCCAATTGTCGTTTCATCCGTTTCACATTCTGACCGGACAAAAATTGTTGTGGGCTCGAAGCCAGGCCCCAGAAGGCACAACGTAGAGGTATTTCTGATGGTGGCCGTTCTCTGTGCCATTTTTAGCTTCATGCTCGTGCGTAATTTCATGACTCCGCTCGCGGAACTTCAACGCACCACGCTTCAACTGGCGAACGGAGATTTATCCGCAAGAGTAGGGCAGAGTGTAGTTGGGCGCGGTGACGAGATCGCCGACTTGGGCAGACGCTTCAATAATATGGGCGAACGTGTAGAAAATCTTATCTCATCTCAAAAAAGGCTCCTGAGCGATATTTCTCACGAAATCCGATCTCCCTTACAACGTATGGAGGTTGCTTCCGCACTTTTACGGGACAAATCCTGCACAGAACCTAGAAAGTATATTGACCGCATAGAGTTGGAAATAAGGCGTATCGACAAGATGGTAGAGGAACTTCTGACCCTAACACGCACCGACGAAATGAATCTGCGGTCTGAAATTGTAGAACTGGATGAAGTAATAAATTCCATCGTTGAGGATGTCCAGTTTGGGAGCGATACGGAACACCGAATGAAAGAGGAAAAGGAGGGAGAAAAAAAGAAATTTATTACCGTAAATGTTGAAAAGGTTGCCGTCATAGGAGATGTAATACTTCTGAATCGGGCACTAGGAAACGTAATACATAACGCTATCCATTATACAGAGTCATCAAGTGGAATTGAAATAAATACATATCGGAAAGGTAATAATGTCACAGTAAATATCAGAGATTATGGGAAAGGCATTTCGGAAGAAGATCTAGAGAAAATTTTTTTACCATATTATCGCACCGAAAAGGCAAGAGAACGTTCCCGGGGAGGGGTCGGGCTCGGATTGGCGATAACAAAACGTATTGTTGAAAAACACGGCGGGACTATCAAAGCATCGAACGCCCAATCGGGAGGCTTAGTGGTGGCAATTATGTTGCCCTGCGCGGATGACCCCGTAGAGTTCAAAGCAGTTGATTCAGGTGTTTAA